From a single Solanum dulcamara chromosome 4, daSolDulc1.2, whole genome shotgun sequence genomic region:
- the LOC129886537 gene encoding protein BPS1, chloroplastic-like isoform X1 produces the protein MSLQQEPHRPHHRFGNPFKMILSPKGSYLSPKLLALLNSFEQTLAGRLKSLKPGDKEDILSLSWMNQAISTLCAVHTDVKTLIADLELPVSDWDEKWIGVYLDNSLKMLDMCIAYSSEIARLSQGNLYLQCSLHNLDGSPTQFMKARSSLDGWKQHINAKNQRLENCFAILDSLTESLNLPKIKNSAKGKVLMHAMYGVRVATVFICSIFAVAFSGSATKLKDLQVCETCLWTEAFVDLRDFINGEIRSIYSGGKFTALKELEALDVSMKKLYPVIQDGIDPIDASELELLTSDLNKKTEKFSEQLDLLAKEADKFFQILLTGRDALLCNLRVGSTIVKPVQPNNNVHKRMVK, from the coding sequence ATGAGTCTACAACAGGAACCACACCGTCCTCATCACCggtttggaaatcctttcaaaaTGATATTATCACCCAAGGGCTCGTACTTGTCTCCTAAACTTCTTGCTCTGTTGAATTCGTTTGAGCAGACATTAGCAGGGAGACTTAAGAGTCTTAAGCCTGGAGACAAGGAAGATATCCTTAGCCTTTCATGGATGAATCAAGCAATAAGCACACTTTGTGCAGTTCATACAGATGTGAAAACTCTTATTGCTGATCTCGAGCTTCCTGTATCTGACTGGGATGAGAAGTGGATCGGTGTCTACTTGGACAATAGTTTGAAGATGCTGGATATGTGCATTGCCTACAGCTCTGAGATTGCCAGGCTTAGCCAAGGCAACCTTTATCTTCAGTGCAGCTTGCACAATCTGGATGGCTCCCCAACACAGTTCATGAAGGCTCGTTCATCATTGGATGGATGGAAGCAGCACATTAATGCAAAGAACCAGAGACTGGAGAACTGCTTTGCCATCTTGGACAGCCTCACTGAATCACTGAACCTACCCAAGATTAAGAATTCTGCAAAAGGGAAGGTTCTGATGCATGCAATGTACGGAGTGAGGGTTGCAACTGTTTTCATATGTAGCATCTTTGCTGTCGCATTCTCAGGTTCTGCAACAAAATTGAAGGATCTGCAGGTTTGTGAGACTTGCTTGTGGACAGAAGCTTTTGTTGATCTTCGTGATTTTATTAATGGTGAGATCAGGAGCATATATTCTGGAGGGAAGTTCACAGCACTGAAGGAGCTTGAAGCATTGGATGTCAGCATGAAGAAGTTATACCCAGTCATACAGGATGGAATAGACCCTATTGACGCATCAGAGTTGGAACTTCTAACTTCAGATCTGaataaaaaaacagaaaaatttTCGGAACAACTAGATCTCCTAGCAAAGGAGGCAGATAAATTCTTTCAAATCCTTCTAACCGGACGTGATGCTTTGCTTTGTAACCTTAGAGTTGGTAGTACAATCGTTAAACCAGTGCAACCAAACAACAATGTACATAAACGAATGGTGAAGTGA
- the LOC129886537 gene encoding protein BPS1, chloroplastic-like isoform X2 gives MNQAISTLCAVHTDVKTLIADLELPVSDWDEKWIGVYLDNSLKMLDMCIAYSSEIARLSQGNLYLQCSLHNLDGSPTQFMKARSSLDGWKQHINAKNQRLENCFAILDSLTESLNLPKIKNSAKGKVLMHAMYGVRVATVFICSIFAVAFSGSATKLKDLQVCETCLWTEAFVDLRDFINGEIRSIYSGGKFTALKELEALDVSMKKLYPVIQDGIDPIDASELELLTSDLNKKTEKFSEQLDLLAKEADKFFQILLTGRDALLCNLRVGSTIVKPVQPNNNVHKRMVK, from the coding sequence ATGAATCAAGCAATAAGCACACTTTGTGCAGTTCATACAGATGTGAAAACTCTTATTGCTGATCTCGAGCTTCCTGTATCTGACTGGGATGAGAAGTGGATCGGTGTCTACTTGGACAATAGTTTGAAGATGCTGGATATGTGCATTGCCTACAGCTCTGAGATTGCCAGGCTTAGCCAAGGCAACCTTTATCTTCAGTGCAGCTTGCACAATCTGGATGGCTCCCCAACACAGTTCATGAAGGCTCGTTCATCATTGGATGGATGGAAGCAGCACATTAATGCAAAGAACCAGAGACTGGAGAACTGCTTTGCCATCTTGGACAGCCTCACTGAATCACTGAACCTACCCAAGATTAAGAATTCTGCAAAAGGGAAGGTTCTGATGCATGCAATGTACGGAGTGAGGGTTGCAACTGTTTTCATATGTAGCATCTTTGCTGTCGCATTCTCAGGTTCTGCAACAAAATTGAAGGATCTGCAGGTTTGTGAGACTTGCTTGTGGACAGAAGCTTTTGTTGATCTTCGTGATTTTATTAATGGTGAGATCAGGAGCATATATTCTGGAGGGAAGTTCACAGCACTGAAGGAGCTTGAAGCATTGGATGTCAGCATGAAGAAGTTATACCCAGTCATACAGGATGGAATAGACCCTATTGACGCATCAGAGTTGGAACTTCTAACTTCAGATCTGaataaaaaaacagaaaaatttTCGGAACAACTAGATCTCCTAGCAAAGGAGGCAGATAAATTCTTTCAAATCCTTCTAACCGGACGTGATGCTTTGCTTTGTAACCTTAGAGTTGGTAGTACAATCGTTAAACCAGTGCAACCAAACAACAATGTACATAAACGAATGGTGAAGTGA
- the LOC129886536 gene encoding mitogen-activated protein kinase homolog MMK2, with translation MEPSSGDHGVQSNFAGVPTHGGRYVQYNVYGNLFEVSKKYVPLRPVGRGAYGIVCAALNSETREEVAIKKIGNAFDNRIDAKRTLREIKLLRHMDHDNVIAIKDIIRPPQTENFNDVYIVYELMDTDLHQIIRSNQLLTDDHCRYFLYQILRGLKYIHSANVLHRDLKPSNLLLNANCDLKVGDFGLARTTSETDFMTEYVVTRWYRAPELLLNCSEYTAAIDIWSVGCILGEMMTRQPLFPGRDYVHQLKLITELIGSPDDASLGFLRSDNARRYVRQLPQYPRQQFTARFPNSSPGAVDLLEKMLVFDPSRRVTVDEALCHPYLAPLHDINEEPVCPRPFSFDFEQPSFTEENIKELIWRESVYFNPDPIH, from the exons ATGGAGCCAAGTTCAGGTGATCATGGTGTCCAGAGTAATTTCGCAGGAGTTCCAACTCATGGGGGTCGTTATGTGCAGTATAATGTGTATGGTAATCTCTTTGAAGTTTCCAAAAAGTATGTTCCTCTTAGGCCTGTGGGTCGTGGAGCTTATGGCATCGTTTG tGCCGCTTTGAATTCGGAAACACGTGAGGAAGTAGCTATAAAGAAGATTGGCAATGCATTTGATAATAGAATAGATGCAAAAAGGACACTACGAGAGATAAAGCTTCTTCGTCACATGGATCATGACAAT GTGATTGCCATTAAAGATATTATAAGGCCACCACAAACTGAGAATTTCAATGATGTCTACATTGTTTATGAACTGATGGACACTGATCTTCATCAGATAATTCGTTCCAACCAACTATTGACTGATGATCACTGTCGG TATTTCCTATACCAAATATTACGAGGACTTAAGTACATTCACTCTGCCAATGTCCTGCATCGTGATCTAAAACCTAGCAATTTGCTTCTCAATGCAAATTGTGACCTGAAAGTTGGAGATTTTGGGCTTGCAAGGACAACATCTGAAACAGATTTCATGACGGAGTATGTCGTAACACGCTGGTATCGTGCACCGGAGTTGCTCCTAAATTGTTCAGAATATACAGCAGCAATTGATATCTGGTCAGTTGGTTGCATACTGGGTGAGATGATGACAAGACAACCTCTCTTTCCCGGAAGGGATTACGTTCACCAGTTGAAACTTATCACAGAG CTCATAGGATCACCCGATGATGCCAGTCTTGGATTTCTCCGGAGTGATAATGCTCGGAGATATGTTAGACAGCTCCCACAGTACCCAAGGCAACAATTTACTGCTAGATTCCCCAATTCATCACCTGGAGCTGTAGATTTGCTTGAAAAAATGCTCGTCTTTGATCCAAGCAGGCGTGTTACAG TTGATGAAGCTCTCTGCCACCCCTACTTGGCACCTCTTCATGATATCAATGAGGAGCCTGTTTGTCCTAGGCCTTTCAGTTTTGACTTTGAGCAGCCATCTTTTACTGAAGAAAATATCAAGGAGCTCATCTGGAGGGAATCTGTGTACTTTAATCCGGATCCGATTCACTGA
- the LOC129884031 gene encoding putative UDP-rhamnose:rhamnosyltransferase 1 yields MSKSDNVHVVMLPWSAFGHLIPFFNLSLALAELGGIHVSFISTPKNIHRLPKVPPNLTHLVKLVEFPLPSLDDKTLLPEDAEASVDLPLEKIQYLKAAYDLLREPIKKFIADQKPDWIIVDFFQNWIVEIAETYDIPMIHFSVFSAASRAFLIAARASGPMPESLTSTASEKLHFPSTLAYRSYEAAELFSLSFQEDASGESYAQRSAKVLGACRAIAIRSCKEFEGDYLNAMHKLISKPIIPIGLLPPPSGGDLNLNCDQSWQRILKWLNQQNPRSVLFVGLGSECKPNKDQVYEIAHGIELSRLPFLWILQKPKWSITTNSDDVDPLPTGFELRTEEKGIVHVGWARQKEILAHPSIGGTLVQGGLGSIVETLEHGHVLVVLPFMYDQGLNARLLVEKGLGIEVERNEENGLFTRKDIAKALTSAMVSEEGKELRARAREAAAVFGDTQLQNSYIASFIEYLKSKGNKTMFCCPQGHG; encoded by the coding sequence ATGAGTAAGAGTGATAATGTTCATGTAGTAATGCTACCATGGTCTGCATTTGGTCACCTTATTCCATTTTTCAATCTCTCCTTAGCCTTAGCTGAATTAGGAGgaattcatgtttcattcatttCGACTCCGAAAAATATCCATAGACTTCCTAAAGTCCCTCCAAACTTAACACATCTTGTAAAACTAGTGGAATTTCCATTGCCAAGTCTTGATGACAAGACTCTTTTGCCTGAAGATGCTGAAGCTTCTGTTGATCTTCCTTTAGAAAAAATCCAGTACTTGAAAGCAGCTTATGATCTACTCCGAGAACCGATCAAAAAGTTCATTGCTGATCAAAAACCTGATTGGATTATTGTTGATTTCTTCCAAAATTGGATAGTTGAGATTGCTGAAACTTACGATATCCCTATGATTCACTTCAGTGTTTTCTCAGCTGCTTCAAGAGCTTTCTTGATTGCTGCTAGAGCTTCAGGACCAATGCCCGAAAGTCTCACGTCAACCGCTTCTGAGAAGCTGCATTTTCCATCAACATTGGCTTACCGGAGTTATGAAGCAGCAGAGCTTTTCTCTCTGTCTTTCCAAGAAGACGCCTCAGGGGAATCATACGCTCAACGTTCAGCCAAGGTATTGGGAGCATGTAGAGCTATAGCTATACGTAGTTGCAAAGAATTTGAAGGTGATTACTTGAATGCTATGCATAAACTCATCTCTAAGCCTATAATCCCAATTGGATTACTACCACCACCATCAGGGGGAGACCTCAACCTCAATTGCGATCAATCGTGGCAGAGGATTTTAAAATGGCTCAACCAACAGAATCCCCGGTCAGTTTTATTTGTGGGACTTGGGAGTGAGTGTAAACCGAATAAAGACCAAGTATATGAAATAGCTCATGGGATTGAACTGTCTAGGCTACCGTTTTTATGGATATTACAAAAGCCTAAATGGAGTATTACTACTAATTCAGATGATGTGGATCCTTTGCCAACAGGATTTGAATTGAGGACTGAAGAGAAAGGAATAGTGCACGTTGGATGGGCGCGTCAAAAGGAAATTCTAGCACATCCTTCAATTGGAGGGACACTAGTTCAAGGGGGCCTTGGTTCTATTGTAGAAACACTAGAGCATGGACATGTTCTTGTTGTTCTGCCATTTATGTATGATCAAGGGCTGAATGCAAGATTGTTAGTGGAAAAAGGATTAGGAATTGAAGTGGAGAGAAATGAAGAAAATGGATTGTTTACTAGAAAGGATATAGCCAAGGCATTGACGTCCGCCATGGTTTCTGAGGAAGGTAAAGAGCTGAGAGCAAGAGCAAGAGAAGCTGCTGCTGTTTTTGGAGATACACAACTTCAGAATTCTTACATTGCTAGCTTTATTGAGTATCTGAAAAGTAAGGGGAATAAAACTATGTTCTGTTGCCCGCAAGGGCATGGTTGA
- the LOC129886535 gene encoding probable polygalacturonase, with protein sequence MMVKTDWLLVGLLGLVFTSLEGAEGRKERNLEGSSYELAYSAMNCRRHSASIKDFGGVGDGKTLNTKAFQKAVNQLSKYASDGGAQLVIPAGHWLTSSFNLTSHFTLFLHKDAVLLASQEINQWPVIDPLPSYGHGRDAPGGRYISLIFGTNLTDVIITGENGTIDGQGALWWQQFHMNKLKYTRPYLIELMHSNKIQISNLTLVNSPSWNIHPVYSSNIIIQGITILAPVTSPNTDGIDPDSCTNIRLENNYIVSGDDCVAVKSGWDEYGIKYGRPTSHLIIRRLTCISPYSAAIALGSEMSGGIQDVRIQDITAIQTESGLRIKTGVGRGGYVKDIYVKGMKLHTMKWVFWMTGNYGSHADTHWDPKAIPEIKGINYRDVVAENVSMAGQLEGISGDPFTGICMSNVTIGLAKKSKKYPWDCTNIEGISSSVQPPPCKLLADQGPEKSGMCDFPTESLPIDNIEMQRCSYRLNY encoded by the exons ATG ATGGTGAAAACAGATTGGCTGCTAGTAGGCCTTCTAGGACTGGTGTTTACAAGTCTCGAAGGAGCTgagggaagaaaagaaagaaatctTGAAGGGTCCTCCTATGAGTTAGCATACTCAGCAATGAACTGCAGAAGGCACAGTGCATCCATAAAAGATTTTGGAGGAGTTGGAGATGGAAAAACACTCAACACAAAGGCATTTCAGAAGGCAGTAAATCAACTGAGCAAATATGCATCAGATGGTGGAGCTCAACTAGTTATCCCTGCTGGTCACTGGCTTACTAGTAGTTTCAATCTTACTAGCCATTTCACTCTTTTTCTTCACAAGGATGCTGTTCTTCTTGCTTCTCAG GAGATAAACCAGTGGCCTGTGATAGACCCCTTACCATCCTATGGTCATGGTAGGGATGCACCAGGAGGCAGGTACATCAGTCTTATTTTTGGTACTAACCTCACAGATGTCATCATCACAG GTGAGAATGGGACAATAGATGGACAGGGTGCCCTCTGGTGGCAACAATTTCACATGAACAAACTAAAATATACAAGACCTTACTTGATTGAACTTATGCATTCTAATAAAATTCAGATATCAAATCTAACCCTTGTCAACTCTCCTTCTTGGAATATCCATCCTGTTTATAGCAG CAATATTATTATCCAAGGCATCACTATTTTAGCACCTGTTACATCCCCAAACACTGATGGAATCGACCCAG ATTCTTGCACAAATATAAGACTAGAGAACAActacattgtatctggagatgatTGTGTAGCAGTCAAAAGTGGCTGGGATGAGTATGGTATAAAATATGGAAGGCCAACAAGTCATTTGATCATCCGACGTCTCACTTGCATTTCACCTTACAGTGCAGCTATAGCATTAGGAAGTGAAATGTCAGGTGGAATTCAAGATGTGAGAATTCAAGACATTACAGCCATCCAGACAGAATCAGGGTTAAGGATCAAGACTGGCGTGGGAAGAGGCGGCTATGTCAAAGATATATATGTCAAGGGGATGAAACTACACACCATGAAATGGGTATTTTGGATGACAGGCAACTATGGTTCACATGCTGACACTCACTGGGATCCTAAAGCCATACCAGAGATAAAAGGGATCAATTACCGGGATGTGGTGGCTGAGAACGTGTCAATGGCCGGCCAGCTAGAGGGGATATCCGGGGATCCTTTCACTGGAATCTGCATGTCCAATGTAACAATTGGTTTAGCAAAAAAGTCCAAGAAATATCCATGGGATTGCACTAATATTGAAGGAATTAGCAGTAGTGTGCAACCTCCACCTTGTAAGTTGCTAGCTGATCAGGGCCCAGAGAAGAGTGGGATGTGTGATTTTCCTACAGAAAGTTTACCCATAGATAACATAGAGATGCAAAGATGTTCTTATAGATTGAATTACTGA